ATGAAGGTGAGATATACCATTGGTATAAATTGTgatacttagtctacctcaatacttctcctacagagcatcgCATTTGtggaatgacctcccgcacaaattaaaatcttccctaagcttaaagtcctttaagagatccctctctacatacctcaaaacagaatgcttctgtcatggttgattatatatttcctacctgttctatgttaaattttgtatattaatattgtttttgtcttttattgtacactaactgtaacaatgtaatgatttgtggacccatgacatacttgaaaacagagaaatctcaatgtatctttcctggtaaaatattttataaataaataaatacagtgatGGTGATAACATATCATGGGTTAAATACTGATACAGTGATGATCATAATACATCAGgggctaaatacacacacactgatggttTTGCTATATCAGGGCGTATGTACTGATACAGTGATGGTTATACATCAGGGGGTAAATATAtacaatgatgataataatacatCAGGGGGTAAATATTGACACAGTGATGGCTATAATACAGTATATCAGGGTTAACTACTGATACAGTGATGGTTATAATACATCAGGGGGTAAATACTGATACAGTGTTGTTATGATATCAGGGGGTAAATACTAATACAGTAATAGTTATGATACATCAGAGGTAAATATTGATACAGTGTGATTATGATTATTACAAAATCTGCTGGCGCTATAtgaatggcgataataatatttCAGGAGGTATATACTCATACAGTGATGACTATAATATATCAGGGCGTAATACTGATACAGTGATGGTTATAATATACCTGGAGGTAATTACTGATACAGTGATGGTTATAATATAACCTGGGGATAAATACTGATTCAGTGATGGTTATAATATACCTGGAGGTAAATACTGATACAGTGATGGTTATAATATACCTCGAGGTAAATACTGATAACAGTGATGGTTATAATATAACCTGGGGGTAAATACTGATACAGTGATGGTTATAATATATCAGGAGGTGTACTCTTACAGTGATGGTTATAATATACCTGGAGGTAAATACTGATACAGTGATGGTTATAATATACCTCGAGGTAAATACTGATAACAGTGATGGTTATAATATAACCTGTTGGTAAATACTGATACAGTGATGGTTATAATATACCTTGGGGTAAATAGTGATACAGTGATGGTTATAATATATCTGGGGGTAAATACTGATACAGGGATGGTTATTATATATCAGGGGGAAAATACTGATACAGGGATGGTTATTATATATCAGGGGGTAAATACTGATACAGTGTTGGTTataatacataatacatggtGGTTATAATACACCATGGAGTAAATACTGAGCTTTTTTGGTCCAGGCTGTAGTTTATGATGTTGTGACCTTGATTTCCATTCCATTTTTGTTGTGATATTCCAAGTTCTCCCTCTTTAGTATATAGAAAGCTGGGGTGATGATAGTTAGCCCCTGGCAGTGTTTGCCACTGGCCCCATGCCACCTGCAGCCCCCTTTGGCCAAGGCGGGATCCCAGCTAACCTACTTATAACAGGCAGTATGTCATCAAGGCTGCAGCGCGCGCCCCGGCGGCAGAACGTGCTGTGTGTGAGTCGCGGGTGCGCGCCCGGCTCCCAGCACAAAGTAGGTGAAAGGTTGCCCGAGCGGCGGTTCTCTCGAGTTCACGCTTCCTGAGTGCTGGAGAGCAGTAGCTGATCACGCTCCCTTCACGTGCCCGCCCCTGACCCGTCGTCCAATCGCTGCTCGGGAAACGTCACTTTGAAGGCCAATGGGTCCGGGCGCGGCCGCTGATTGGCTGTGGCGTGtagcggtgtgtgtttgtgtaactgggagaggggaggggggattgtgAGGAAGGGAGTGCTGTGGCCCCTCTCCACTAGTTAAATAATCACATGACACAATGGACCTTGGACTGGGGgacagcaataaaaataaaatctctagTAAATGTATAAATTAGTATTTGTTTTGTTATGGTTCTTACAGTGTTACCATTACCATTGTATTGATTCATCACACTAAACAGATTTTAAATAACATTGTAtccaaataaataatatttatttccaCCTTGccaatccttaaaggaacactatagcgtcatCAATgcaaacacgtattcctgacacAATCGCGCATGCTGGAAACAATGATTTTATCCACCTTTACTCACTCGCCACACGGGTCTCGCCGCAACTTACACCACCTCCGTGGCTGAGATAATTAATCTTGATGATTACAGCGAATCATTCTCATACATCATTATTTCATTGTGTTTAAACTGTATATGCAAAGCATGCCTGTATAAAAACTTACCATAGCTGTGTAGCAATGCTAATTACCTAATATTTCAAACATCAGAGCACAGAGTCACTGTATGATTACCTGCAAAACATTCTAAATAGCAGGTTGGTTAGTTTAGAAGAATAGACGTGTCACAAATTAATGTTTCTGTTTCTGAAGAATACGGTACACATCtcattataatgttatttatttatcataCCTAGACTGACAAAATGGAAGTGCCTGAGAAACAACCAAAAGGAAGATTTTCTTGGAACGCCAATACGGAGAAAGTGGATTTTGAAGCAGTCGAAGCTCTCATGTACATGAGTAGCCGCTGGAAGTCAGAGCCCAAACGGTATACCGAAATGAGGCCCATCACTCCAGCATCGGACCTGTCAGAAAATGAAGACAGCCTAATGGCAAACCCACCAGAATATAATACAGTCTCTGCTTTTGTAAGTGCTCCACATTTGTTTTTAATGGTCAAGCAAAATAGCTATAACATAGTAAATAGCTATAACACAGTAAAGTGTATTGGCTACGCATAGGGCAtcaacatattccatagtgcGCATGTATTAAGGTCAAGCAAAGATatgagcaattttttttttaaaaatacagatttttcTTGTCAGGATctgtaataaacatataaaaggcatctttttattttacatacaatCATATACTCTGTGTAAAATTTGGTATTGCCGTAGGTTTGAGTTTTTTTGGAATTCTTTCCTTCGTAGATTTAATGAATAATGTCAgtcaatatataattattaatatgtGATTAGTAATCGTtcatattttttctgtttgttccAGTGCCTGACCCCACCTTACAGCCCTTCTGAGTTTGAGATGTCTCCTCAACCCATGTCTCCAGTTCCACTGTCTGAAAACTGCAGGCCTTTCACAAGTGTGGCCCACAATAACATGGGCAATAGTTCATCAGACTCTAAACATTCCACCACATCGGTGCAGAAAGCTCAGGTGACAAGTGTGATCCGGCACACAGCAGATGCCCTGCACTACAGCCATGCTCACATGTCCACAAATATTTGCAAAGACAATCCTGTGAACAAAGTAGCTCCGCAAAAAGAGGAACCTTTGAAGAAAAAATTGCTGGTTTCAGTTGTAGCTCCACTCCCAAAAGCAAATCCAGAGAGGGAAATGTgtgaaaatgaaaatattaagATGGAGACACAATCATCTTCCTTCCAGCAAGTACAGAATGCTACTCTCCGCTATAATAACTGTAAACCGTGTCAGCCTGATGCTAACTTTCTTCCAGTGCAAGCCCATTCTCCCCAGCTGTTGATTCCTCCACCAGTAGCTACAAATGGTGTTTCTGTCGCCCAAATGCCCGTCTTTTGTCAGATGGTTCCGATCTCCTCTAGCAAACCTGTAGTTACTACGGTGGTTGCAAACTCACAGCCAGCTACAGGCCAGACCGTAATGCAGCCTTTGTtttacatggggacacagatgccTAAAGGAACCGTGATGTTTGTAATGCCACAGCCAGTTTTACACAATGCAAAGACTCTCCTGACCAGTGGTACCAGGCTATCACCCATTGCTCCAGCCCCTGGTATTGCACCTCCTGAAACAAAGGTCTCCATCCACACAGATAGCTCCCGCATCAGAAGTCATGTCTGCAGTCACGCTGGGTGCGGGAAGACGTACTTCAAAAGCTCCCACTTAAAGGCACACATGAGAACACACACAGGTATGTTTTGTCATTTACAACACTGACCTGTGCTCTATTAAAACATCATAATAAAGCTATCCTAGACTATCCTTGTTAAAATAAATGACTCAACTTAGCAATGGACAATGTAAAATTTTACTAAAAACTAAAACTTTATTGTTCCTTGTCATTTTAAAAGTTCAACGAGTTTAGTtaagttaaaagaaaaaacaaagaaaacttagaaaatagaataaattaTATTCTTAAATACTGTATCTGGTAACGTTGACATTCCACCAAAAAAGATCCTAAGTTTTAGTTGGAAGGGTTTTCAATCACCTTTTACCCCACCATAAATAGATTGGTttgtgatatagatatatatatattttatgttacgGTTTCACAATTATGGGATACATATGGTGTGCAAAATAGGCAAAGGGAAGGAATGCTTAA
The nucleotide sequence above comes from Pelobates fuscus isolate aPelFus1 chromosome 4, aPelFus1.pri, whole genome shotgun sequence. Encoded proteins:
- the KLF10 gene encoding Krueppel-like factor 10 — encoded protein: MISFQAPYFHTITDKMEVPEKQPKGRFSWNANTEKVDFEAVEALMYMSSRWKSEPKRYTEMRPITPASDLSENEDSLMANPPEYNTVSAFCLTPPYSPSEFEMSPQPMSPVPLSENCRPFTSVAHNNMGNSSSDSKHSTTSVQKAQVTSVIRHTADALHYSHAHMSTNICKDNPVNKVAPQKEEPLKKKLLVSVVAPLPKANPEREMCENENIKMETQSSSFQQVQNATLRYNNCKPCQPDANFLPVQAHSPQLLIPPPVATNGVSVAQMPVFCQMVPISSSKPVVTTVVANSQPATGQTVMQPLFYMGTQMPKGTVMFVMPQPVLHNAKTLLTSGTRLSPIAPAPGIAPPETKVSIHTDSSRIRSHVCSHAGCGKTYFKSSHLKAHMRTHTGEKPFSCSWEGCDRKFARSDELSRHRRTHTGEKKFACPKCDRRFMRSDHLTKHTRRHLSTKKMPTWQMEVSRLSEIAVPQASAPVQ